Proteins found in one Pseudomonadota bacterium genomic segment:
- a CDS encoding ABC transporter permease, with translation PILPLLLVIILLFRDTLRTSFGPETGIFILMVAVIGITSWMQTARIVRGDVLAIKQQEFVLAARSIGTRNRRIISRHILPNVLSPIMVSATLGVANAIITESALSFLGLGFPPDFPTWGRLLFDGANFMTITPERVIWPGLAISLTVLSVNYIGDGLRDALDPRLRGR, from the coding sequence CCGATCCTGCCGCTGCTGCTCGTCATCATTCTGTTGTTCCGCGACACCTTGCGCACCAGTTTCGGGCCGGAGACCGGCATCTTTATCTTGATGGTGGCGGTTATCGGCATCACCAGTTGGATGCAAACCGCGCGCATCGTCAGGGGCGATGTCCTGGCCATCAAACAGCAGGAGTTCGTCTTGGCCGCGCGCAGCATCGGCACGCGGAACCGGCGCATCATTTCCCGGCATATCCTGCCCAACGTGCTGAGCCCGATCATGGTTTCGGCGACGCTGGGTGTCGCCAACGCGATCATCACAGAGTCCGCGCTGTCGTTTCTGGGTCTCGGTTTCCCGCCGGACTTCCCGACCTGGGGCCGGCTGCTGTTTGACGGTGCCAACTTCATGACGATCACACCGGAACGCGTGATCTGGCCCGGACTAGCCATCTCGCTCACGGTGCTCAGCGTCAACTACATCGGCGACGGGCTGCGCGACGCCCTCGATCCCAGGCTCAGGGGGCGTTAG
- a CDS encoding glutathione S-transferase N-terminal domain-containing protein, with translation MIDLYTAATPNGQKIHIMLEETGLEYRETWIDIDKGDQFDPAFLKVSPNNKIPAILDTDGPDGKPMAVFESGAILLYLAEKTGQFLLEEPRKRWDTLQWLFWQMGGFGPMLGQAHHFNAYAPMRPDGAVVLPYAQERYTNEASRLYGVLDKQLSEHKYVAADDYTIADMAIFPWCRLYKRQNQDIDNFPNVKRWFAEISERPAVGKDMNKLEDIVDGFTKESWETSFGQRQREQK, from the coding sequence ATGATCGACCTCTATACGGCGGCGACGCCGAACGGCCAGAAGATCCACATTATGCTGGAGGAGACCGGTCTCGAGTATCGCGAGACCTGGATCGACATCGACAAGGGCGACCAGTTCGATCCGGCGTTCCTGAAAGTCAGCCCCAACAACAAGATACCGGCGATCCTGGATACAGATGGCCCCGATGGCAAACCCATGGCTGTCTTCGAGTCGGGTGCCATTCTGCTCTATCTCGCCGAGAAGACCGGCCAGTTCCTGCTCGAGGAACCGCGCAAGCGTTGGGACACGTTGCAATGGCTGTTCTGGCAGATGGGCGGCTTCGGCCCGATGCTGGGCCAGGCCCATCACTTCAATGCCTATGCACCGATGCGCCCTGACGGCGCCGTCGTGTTGCCCTATGCGCAAGAGCGCTACACCAACGAAGCCTCGCGCCTTTATGGCGTGCTCGACAAGCAGTTGAGCGAGCACAAATACGTCGCCGCGGACGATTACACGATCGCCGACATGGCGATCTTCCCGTGGTGCCGGCTCTACAAGCGCCAGAACCAGGACATCGACAACTTCCCAAACGTCAAACGCTGGTTCGCCGAGATCAGTGAGCGCCCGGCTGTCGGCAAAGACATGAACAAGCTTGAGGACATCGTGGACGGCTTTACCAAGGAAAGCTGGGAGACCTCCTTCGGCCAACGCCAACGCGAGCAGAAGTAA